The genomic segment CGAACCAGATGTGCCGTTCCCCCCGTAAATTCGCTTTACGTGTCAAGGCGACGAGCGCACTGATAATCAGCAACGCTTCAAGTCCTTCCCGGACCATGACGAGCATCGCGTCGACGAACGTATAGCTCGTCTGGTCGGTCAGTTGTCCGAGCGATGCACTTAATTCCTGTAACGAAGTGATTGTCGCGTTCCGCGTCTCCTCATTTAAGCGGGCGAGCAATAAGGGGACGTCCGTCTCGACTTGCGTATATAAAGCACTGTCTCGTGTCCGGACCGCCCCTTCTCCGCTCGGCCACTGGGCGATGAACGTCGTCAAAGTCGACCGCGCCCCGTCGAGGTCTTTTGCAACGAGCGCATCCGACGCCTGATCGAGTAAACCGATCAAATCGGTCAATTCGACTGATGCCGTCTTGACGATGTCCCCTTCGACGAATGAGTCGATGCTTGTATCAAACTGGTCGAGGGCCTCGTTCCATTCCGTCTGGTCGAATGTCTGGCGTGCTTGTGCGATGCGAATCGCAGATAACGCCATCTCGACTTTTCCGTAGTGACCGATGCTTTCTTCCCGGACGACGCTCTCACGGGCCGTCCATTCCTTTAACAAGGTCTGTTCGAGTGTCTTTCGCTCACCCGCATCCGCTTGCCGCATTTGCTTGGTCACTTCCTGCAAATCAAGCAGACGGGTCCGGGCCGTCGCATCCTGCGCCGGACGCATTGTGTCTTCGAGCGTCCGGACGGCCGTCGACAGTGCCGTCAAATCCGCACTGATCGTTGCGAACGACGCATCCTGATGTTGTTTTAGCATCGATAAACGCTTTAAGATGACGGCTTTTTCATCTGAGTCAGCCAGTTCCTTTGATTGTTTAGCTAACGTCGCGATTCGTTTTGAAAGGGCATCGCGATCTTCCGCCTGCACGGCTGAGATGGCTTGACCAATCGACACGTAAAGAGCATCGGTTTTCGCCTCTGCACCCGCATGGGGGATGAGCGTGCTACATATAAGGAACACGAGTAAGGCAGCTTTAAGCAAAGAGCGCATCACCGATGTAACCTCCTTTTTGAATGCCGCCGAAACATGCGAACAGCGCGCTTCCACGATGAGTAATGTATTCATTCATCCGGTCAGAAGTTGCGAGCCGTTCTTGAATCGTGATGAACTGCTCCGGCGATCGCTGATACGAGAGGAACAACAGACCGGCGTCTAATGCGCCAGTCGTCTCATCAACGCCATCCTGGTAGGAGTAGGAGCGGCGGAGTAATTGCACCTTTCCTTCACCATGCGCGACCGCTGTATGCGAGTCTGCCGGTAGTTCTGCTTCCCCCCGTGCGATCCGTTTCGTCGGTGTAACGGACGCGAACTCATCTTTTGAACCGAGTGGTGCCCCGGACGCCCGTTCGCGCCCGAATGTCCGCTCCTGCTCCTTCAAAATCGTTCGGTCCCAGACTTCAAGGTGCATCTGAATCCGGCGAACGACGAGAAACGTCCCGTTCGTCAGCCAAGGTGAACCATCACGCCATTGATAAAACAAGGTCTTGTCCCGCGTCGCCGCTTTCGTCACGTCAGGATTGCCTGTCCCATCTTTGAATCCGAACAAGTTCCGTGGTGTCCCGCCTGTCGCATCTGCCACTTTCGACCGCTGGAAACCGGCTTGCGTCCAGCGAATCTTGACGACCCCGCGTCCGATTCGGGTCAAGTTGCGTAACGCGTGGAAGACGACTTGCTGGTCGTCCGCACAAATTTGGACAATCAAGTCCCCGCCGGACCATTTCTCATCGAGCTGGTCCAAGTCAAATGTCGGTAAATCTCGTAAGAGTGCCGGGCGTTTATGGCCGATGCCGAAACGATCCCCTTCAAATAAACTAACTCCGCAACCGAACGTGAACGTCAAGTGACTTGCAGATAACCCCTCTGCTTCACCGGTGTCGTCCGGTGGGATGTAGGCACTATCTGTTTCGCCGAGCGATAGTCCTGCTGATAGGCGCGCGCAAGCCCGCGTCCAGCGCTTCAATAAATCAATCAGCTCGTCGCGGCGATCCGTCTTGACGTCGAACGCAACGAGTTGGACGTGATTTTGGGCCGGCGTCATGATGCCCGCTTGATAGGTGCCGTAAAACGGGACTTGATCGGACGCCTTAGCCGTCAAGGCGCGCGGTAAGAAGCGTTCGACACCACTTGCATAGACAGCTGCACCGAGACCGGTCAGACCGGCGACTTTTAAGACATCACGTCGCGTCATGCTAGCCTCTAATGTGGGTCGTGTCATGATCATCCCTCCAGTACGATGCCCATCTTCGACAGCGGTTCTGCCAGTTCGTTAATGGCTTGACTCAACTGTTTAACGTCGGTTTTTGATAAGTCCGTGTAGAGGACGTACCCCTTTTCCGTTTTCTTCGCCTCTAATAAGGCGTTGACGTCCTCAAAGCGTGCCGCGATCTCTTTTGACAACGCGTCGTCTTGCTTCATCAGGCTCGGGTTCAATAACTGATAAATTTTTTCCGCCCCCTGGACGTTCGCTGCAAAATCATACAGGTCGGTATGTGAATAGCGGTCTTCTTCGCCTGTCACTTTCGAAGTCGAGACTTCATTCAATAAATCCGTCGCCCCCGTCACGAGAAGCTCCGGTGTCACGTCGACTGTTTCGACTTTTGCACGCAAGAGGTGGACGTCCTGCATCAGTTGCTCCGCGTATTTCTCATACCCTTTCGTCGTCCCCTTTTCGAACAAGCCTTGTTCGATCCGGTGATAACCGCCCCACTCGGACTCCTTGACGTCACCTGCACGGGCATCGATTTTCGGATCGAGGTCACCGAAAACTTCCGCGATCGGTTCCGCCCGTTCATAGTGCATCCGCGCCGGTGCATAGAGGGCTTTCGCCTTTTCAAGGTCCCCTTCCTTGACGGCCGTTGTGAAGGCTTCTGTTTTATTCGTGAAGGCATCCAGTTCATTGATCGCATAATCGCGGTAATCGGCGACGACCTGATCGAATTGACCGTCCGCTGTTTTCGGTGTCGCTTTTGTCGTTGTTTCTTGTTCCCCGCAAGCGGCTAACAAGGTCGCGAGTGACAAGACGCTCGCCGTAAGGATTTTCTTATGTGACATGATTCATTTCCCCCAAATCGTTAAGTAAGTTCAGTTGTTAGTATAGACGATAATGATAATCGTTATCAATATAAATTTAGAGGTAACATGAAAAACCCGTCCTGGCGAGCGTCATCAGGACGGGTGTTTGCGCATTCAGTTGTTTTTTCGCTTTTTAAAATACGTCCGTGAAATGATGAACGCCACGATCGCAAACCCGATAAAGACAAACGCTTTTTGGACGAGCGTCAAGAACGATAAATCAAACAATAACAGCTTAATCGCACTGACGCTAAGTAGCAACAGACCGGATAATCGCCAGACGGACAGGTTACGGATCCGACCAATCGTGACGAGAAGCAAGGCAAGTAAAATGTAAGCAATCGATAAGGT from the Exiguobacterium oxidotolerans JCM 12280 genome contains:
- the efeB gene encoding iron uptake transporter deferrochelatase/peroxidase subunit gives rise to the protein MTRPTLEASMTRRDVLKVAGLTGLGAAVYASGVERFLPRALTAKASDQVPFYGTYQAGIMTPAQNHVQLVAFDVKTDRRDELIDLLKRWTRACARLSAGLSLGETDSAYIPPDDTGEAEGLSASHLTFTFGCGVSLFEGDRFGIGHKRPALLRDLPTFDLDQLDEKWSGGDLIVQICADDQQVVFHALRNLTRIGRGVVKIRWTQAGFQRSKVADATGGTPRNLFGFKDGTGNPDVTKAATRDKTLFYQWRDGSPWLTNGTFLVVRRIQMHLEVWDRTILKEQERTFGRERASGAPLGSKDEFASVTPTKRIARGEAELPADSHTAVAHGEGKVQLLRRSYSYQDGVDETTGALDAGLLFLSYQRSPEQFITIQERLATSDRMNEYITHRGSALFACFGGIQKGGYIGDALFA
- the efeO gene encoding iron uptake system protein EfeO — encoded protein: MSHKKILTASVLSLATLLAACGEQETTTKATPKTADGQFDQVVADYRDYAINELDAFTNKTEAFTTAVKEGDLEKAKALYAPARMHYERAEPIAEVFGDLDPKIDARAGDVKESEWGGYHRIEQGLFEKGTTKGYEKYAEQLMQDVHLLRAKVETVDVTPELLVTGATDLLNEVSTSKVTGEEDRYSHTDLYDFAANVQGAEKIYQLLNPSLMKQDDALSKEIAARFEDVNALLEAKKTEKGYVLYTDLSKTDVKQLSQAINELAEPLSKMGIVLEG
- a CDS encoding FTR1 family iron permease encodes the protein MRSLLKAALLVFLICSTLIPHAGAEAKTDALYVSIGQAISAVQAEDRDALSKRIATLAKQSKELADSDEKAVILKRLSMLKQHQDASFATISADLTALSTAVRTLEDTMRPAQDATARTRLLDLQEVTKQMRQADAGERKTLEQTLLKEWTARESVVREESIGHYGKVEMALSAIRIAQARQTFDQTEWNEALDQFDTSIDSFVEGDIVKTASVELTDLIGLLDQASDALVAKDLDGARSTLTTFIAQWPSGEGAVRTRDSALYTQVETDVPLLLARLNEETRNATITSLQELSASLGQLTDQTSYTFVDAMLVMVREGLEALLIISALVALTRKANLRGERHIWFGAVLGLLASGLLALIIQFFFSTALASVGREQIEGWTGLFAVLVMLLVGNWLHSKTAITSRQTQLVSDLSRTSLFIVSFLTIFREGAETLLFYVGMAPAMTPLALGGGILAAILFIGLVSIAVIYFGVRLPIRRLFLGATILIYVMAFKILGVSLHALQLTGVLPIHPLALPPVAWIGFYPTIETVVPQVLVGLIIGLTVFRKHRRGTSLKKVS